The genomic stretch CTGTTGGATGTggaaataataattaaacagaTAAAATGTACAGAGTGATTTTTTACAAGTTAAAATCCGGCCCGGGCGATACAGTAGGTCCAAAATGGCATCTTCACAATGTCCTTAACTTTATAAATCAAAGGAATGTGATGTATGTGTTACATTAAGATATAAAGATCTTTAGTAATGTAGCTTTGGTGTCATTATAATGAAACATTTATCACAGATCACATCTCTTACCTGTTTCTCAGTCCTCTCTTCTTTAGCTGGTATAGTATCATGATGTTTGTGTTTCCCCACAATACACAGAAGACATATACAGAGCTGATCAGTTTTACAGTAAATCTCTAAAAGTTTCTCATGTTGAGGGCAGATCATCTGCTGAAGTCGTCCAGTGGCGTCTATCAGGTTGTGTTTCTTGCCTTTGAATAAATTCTCATGTTGTTCAAGATGAGTTTGACAGTAAGAGTTCAGACACACCAGACAGGACTTGACAgctttgtgttttctctcagTACAGACGTCACACTTCACATCTCCAGCTCCAGCATAACTGTGATCAGGACGAGTAGCTTGTAGTTTTGTCTTCTTCAGCATCTCCACCACTTCAGCCAGCATGGTGTTTTTATATAAATCAGGTCTTGTATTGAAGGTCTGTCTGCACTGAGGGCAGCTGTAGTTTCTCTTCTGATCGTCTTGATTCCAGCAGTTTGTAATACAGCTCATACAGTAACTGTGTCCACAGGGAATGGCCACTGGATCCTTCAGTAAATCCAGACAGATTGAACAGATGAACTGATCCTGAATCACTGAAATACTCGCTTCTGCCATTTCACTGTATGTTctcaaagaaagaaagatgaaACAAACAACAGTCCATCAGTTTCAGTTTCTCTGAACTCAAATCATTTCCTGGTTGTGTTTATGAAACGTGTGCAAACAGGTGTGTCAGTCATATAATAAACAAgtccactagatgtcagtctCATACAGAGTCATCTCTCGAGTAGCCAAACCTTTGTGAAAATGCTTCTACAATTCACATTtagaaaagaaaaataaatagaaGTTTAAACTACAGATAATtgattatacacatttttaaatgaatgcattAAACAAACATAAGCTGCTATAATGTTTAGAAAGACATGGCCTGGTTTTACAGAAAGAGATTAAGTCAGGAATAAGttttagttaatgatgacatttaagtagtttttattttaaatgtgtctCAGATAAAAACAGGAGTCTACTGGTGTGCAGTACGACACAAAACAATGACAGTGAAATATTTTAAGATCACTCAGTGTAAGTTGTTTTCTGTTAAGACAGcacaaacatgtattttaggCTGGAGTTTGCTGAAGTCTTGTCTGTGAATCTGGGTCAAAGTGTTATAGGTGGGAGGTTTGTAGATTATTAAAAGAGGGCAACATAACAACACAAATGATCAACATTTAGCCAGAAGAGCCTTTATCACCCTACCTTCATTGTATATCACAGTATTTACATGAGAATATTTTATAATAGAAATaagaattaaaaaagaaaaatcatttataaaagcttactttaatttttattaaaaactttaactGTTAAAGGCCTGTTTAGGTCTGTgtgcacaataaaaaaagaaagaaaatataaaacaattttgtattATTGTAGCTTATTTGTCTTTCTCAGATTGTGAACAACTATCAACACTTTACAAAAGAGCAGTTTTAGTTTGCATCACTTTGATCTCTGGtgtagtaacatcatcactcctgactgctcctcctctcgctcaaactgctgaagtcaggagtgatgatttTACTGCGTGTTTAAGTGATCTTCCACCATACAGTTTTTTATCCGCTTAGAAAATCacagtgttttattttgtgccaccatacttactcatgtaactactcatgtaagagtctttaaatagagaaaacatggaattgtttggtggcttctaaattcatccctatTTGGATCCTAATGAATGAACGGTGCTACACTAAATGGTTACGCTGTATGACGATTAAATGCACGGATTGAGAAAAgagaggtatgtattaattcatctaagttgagggaAGAACGAAATATTGACAAAtgatggtgttttcctttaactctttcatctCTAAATATTCTAAAATCGCTCCTTTTGTGGTTTGTGATTGAAACTGTTgctcatttttttatgattgtaATTTACACTATTTTTGAAACGCTATGatgatttatttaaagatgTAACTTAAATTATGtacttttattattaatttattaagttTATAACTATGCATATCGGTTTATGCAAACCAAAACtgattttgatattttctcTATGGTGTCTTGTCAGAGTTCTTGTCCCAACATATTGATTACTTTTACAAAAATACtgaaattttacaaaaaaaattatatgcatGCCTTTGGAATATTGAAAAAAGCAACAAATCAGAATAGAAATGCTTAAAATTTTGAAAAAGTTGGTGGCAGAAGTGACTGGagctaaaatataaaataatctgttttgTATTTTGTCACTAAATTTCTCATTCCTATAGCTACATTTGTATTATTCTATATTTTGATGAGTTACAGTTTTTCCTCGGTTGCTTAAACACATTTCTTGAAACTATGCCTCATATTCTCAAAACAGTAAACACAAATCCACAACGTCTCACCCAATTCTCTAAACATCATATTTTCAGGTCAAAATGAAGCTCTACACTCAAAActtttccctcagacatcacacacaagctttcaaaaacacacacacacacacacactacaacATACTATTACACACTGGTGCAATAAATTCAAAACAATATCCAAATGGAAGGCAATTTGATCCATTTCTTTATTCCAGTGTCATAGTCCAACAGTGTATGCACACTAAAGTTACTGTAGAGAGCAGtctactgtaagtacatctATCGGTTTCACTCCCTGAAGGATCTGAAGATGGAGGCAACAGTGAAGCGACTCAAATTAGGCTTTACTCATTTGCTCAGCCTCCCTCATAATCATACCATGGACAAGGACATGGTCAACTAGAGTGGCTCGAATTTCATCTGAGACTGCTTGTCACCTTGCCCTTCGCCCCCCTCTTCCCCACGTCCTCCTTCtttccctcctcctcttcctcctcctcttccttctCCTCGACCTATTCGACGAATTTCTCTGTGGATCCATTGTTTCAAAGCTCTGTGAACTGATTCGGGCCCTTTTATCTATATATTGAAGGATCTGATTGATGTGTGTTCAATTTTGGCTCTTAGTGTTTCCACCTTGGTAAATGTTTGCTAATTGAGCCCAAGCTGTGCTGACTTGAGTGAACAGTATTGAATTCTAGTGCTTTCCATATAACCAAATGTAGGGATTTGTGTGTATAGTAGTAACAGTTCACCAAATCTGACTCATGTGTTAAAGCAGGGGAGTAGTGTTTATAGTTCAGCAAAATGATTGTGCTTCTTGAAAAATTCCGTTATGGTTTTGaaaattttgttcaaaagccTGGTTAGAGTGTTTTAGCAATCGAGAAAAACAGAAATATTATAATACAATGGTGAGAAaataatatgaataaaaaaaaatgagcgATTCTAAACTTCTGAACAAAAGTGTAAATCTTATGCAAGCTCAGATCAAAAACTCATTCCAGGAGCACAAAGATGTACCtcaaaacacagacatgatgCTGTAAAGTTACATGTtactaataataatacacaaatctgtctgtgaaatccagtttcataatctaataatgagattaggACAATCAAGGTTTGATTTTGAATAtgactcagtcaatattaaaaatattaaggttatatttttacagaatttgaaataattttatgtaggaaacagtaaatcacaaaaaatgtctttagctggactttcacagactgggtcataAATATGTGAGctaatatttttacaaaaggttctttacattataaaatatgattttaagtagaaaaaagtaaattacaaAAGTGACCTTAGCTGTGTTTTCACAGGCAGCTTTATGTAAGTCAACAATTCTTGATCGTTGGTCTTCTGAGAGCTCTTTTGTGCGAGGCATGGTTCACATCAGACAATGCTTCTTCAGAACAGCAAACTCAAAACtggtgtgtgttttttattggACAGGGCAGCTTCACATTGATTGGACCCCAGGTTGGCTGACTCCTGGCTCCAATTAGCTCTTGGAGAAGTCATAATCCTAGGGTTTCACATACTTTTCCACCCTGCACTATGAATGTTTACATGTTGTgttcaataaaaacatgaaaacgTATAATGTTTGTGCGGTATTagtttaacccttgtgcatcaatttaaaaaagttacacataggttcacaggggacaaaaatgtccatgtccaaaaagtgtcataaaaatattatagatttatatttttttccactttcactgatgccaattttttaaccagcatcagatctaatcacaatgaccaaacattcattaattttcagaattttaaccctttaaatgctggtttgtttacacaatgccactgctgttttttatgaaaaaaagaaaatttttaattattttcaattTACTTAATGctaagcagattttttttctttgagtatTACAGCCTTGGATATGTCAATGATTAACAACAACattaattttaatgcattcatattttttatgcaGTATCAGATTAAAAAAAGTTACCTCTCAGGTCCataaaggacaaaaatgtccatgtcaaaaaagtgtcataaaaatattatagattaatatttttttcccactttcactgatgccaattttttaaccagcatcagctctaatcacaatgaccaaacattcattaattttcagaattttaacccttcaaatgctggtttgtttacaCAATGCCACTGTTGTTTTTTATGAACAAAAACGACACCTCCTTTGCAGCGGTTGTAGTCTTGTGATTTCCagtacaatatatttttttcattcaaactgttaacacacgcacacacacatgcacacacacacacacgcacattctggtttccatgttttgtggggacatttcatagacgtaatgcattttataccatacaaactgtatattctattccccttacctaccccattctctaaccccaaccatcacagaaacccttctactacttcacattttcaagaaacatcattctgtttgatttataagcttgttttctcatggggacctcaaaatgtccccacaaggtcacaaaaatactggtattcctatctttgtggggacaaatggtcaccacaacgtgataattaccaggtacacacacacataaaattttcagtacacacatacaaaccacACTCTGACATCCATACCAACACACCCACACAATTATAGCTTCATAATATATCTAATTGGCTCTATAATATGCATAAGCAGAAAACAACAATAAAGCAATGATTAGCTTTATATGCCAAATCTAAAAAATGGCaccatctggtaaaaaaatagtaaaaattaaaattttgaaGCCTTGCCAACAGAATGAAAACCTGTTAACAAAGATTGCATCATTTTATAGTTGAATGGCACCGGgattaaaaattgcagttttaatggGTTTCAATGGggacatttttgtccaaaaAGTCCTGAGAGGAAGAATTTTGTGTACCTAgtagaaaatagattttttaaaggaaatgaaggtgaaatattaaaattccAATAAAAATGCACACCTGTGGCAAATATTATGCAGTTAGCATTAACGCAggcaaagttatcaaaaaaacaaaactgaaaaggacaaaaatgtcctcaaggatgcacaagggttaagcAGACTGTGTTTCTCTATTGTTGTGACTTAGATGAAGATCAGAACACATTTTATGACCAATTTATGAAGAAATCGAAGTAAGCCCaaagggttcacatactttttctttcaACTGTATCTATGTGTGGAATAGAGTAACATCCTTTTGTACACTGGGTTGCCCTTTCCGTGGTGAGAACACGGAacagtaaaacactttaaaactaTTGCAAATCAATGAGTGTTCTTCGAGTGACCCAataatagatttaaaataatcCATAGGCACCAGAGTTTGTAATTTCAATTGTGCTTAGAGTAAGTTTCATGCAGATGGTGCTGCGTACATAAATGCCATTTTTCCTATTTCAGTTTTTGCAGATGGAACACAGAGAGTAAAACATTTATCAGACTGAAGAGAATATTTCCCAACACTTTTTATTTATGAGACAACCTAAAAACAAAGGCAACAACCccaaaatagttttataaataaTCAAGTAAAAATTAATTTTCCTTAGATGGCCAGGCTACTCTATATTACAATGATGACTTAAGGCTTACAATCTGATATAAATCTTAAAGCGCTGTGATAAACAGCATCCAAAGAAAGGAGTTGAGAAGAAGCAAACTAATACACCACATCACCATAATCAAGTACAGAAACTAACCTCTTTCTtacattaaacaaaaaacaaaacctgTTTCTACAATAAAATCAAAGCTTCATCTTCAATTTTTTCTTAAAGTTATTTATGTGAGACGCAAAAGATAATTTATCATCAATAATAATGCCAAGATATTTATATTCTTTTACCAACTCAATCACATTGCCCTGTGACGTCTGGACAGGAATAAAATTGTCTTTGATCTTTTTTTTAGCctgaaattaacataaatttagtTTTATCTGCATTCAGGACAAGTTTTAATGTATGAAACCGAGACTGAATAACATCAAAAGCCGCTTGAATCTAAAGCAAGTCTTGCTGTTTCGAAGGTGCACCACAATACATGACAGTATCATCCGCATTAAAGTGAAAATGTACATCTTGAATAGCATAATCAATATTGTTTAACCCTAACTCTTATTACTTATTCATAGAGACAGAACGTGGCGCgacataacctgaaaaccacgcccactggggggaaaacaatccaaccgtctccatagACTTATTGCGAGATGCTGCCTCCTTTTCATTTCTGGCGTATAACAAAAAACCAAAaagcctaaaagctgctgtgtgacaatatgtacagctaacagccaaaaaaaaacagaaataggtttttataagctgtctggtgggcgtggttttcaaatttgcataacagcgctctgtctctatttagctgacgcttttatgcAAAGCGACttcaattgctatatatgtcagaggttgcacgcctctggagcaactaggggttaagggTCTtactcagggacacaatggtgtgtcacagtggattcaaacccgggtctctcacaccaaaggcgtgtgACTTATCCACTGCAGCATTACCACCCACAaaatacaaattattaaaatataacattacaatcagttatttaaaattactaattaataaataaaagacttattatttgtttgtgttgatTCAACATGTTCAGACTTCTAATATGACAAAATTATTTGTAGACTCTCTGTATCATCTATATTGTTAGATCACACAGTTTCACTGATCCATAATCAACATAAAACCCAGGATAGAGAGGTTCAGTGAATGTGGTGTTGACTCTGTGGATGAGGGTCATTGTGTCAGAGACGCTGTAGAAGGACAGAGATCCTGAACTGTGATCCACATAAACTCCTATTCTAGAAGATCTGAGCACTACAGGGAGTTTAGTCTGAATGTTATTGTGCCAGAATGAACATCTGGAGTAATAGCAGCACAAACTCCAGGACTGATCATTATATCCAAACAAACACTCATCACCTACTCCCTTCCTGCTGATGCTCTTATATGACACTGAGATAAACACATCATCACCACTCCACTCAACCTCCCAGTAACAGCGTCCACTCAAACTCTCACTACACAACACCTGACGACAACGATCAAATCTGTCTGAATGATGAGGATACTGCTGGACTCTTTTAGTGAAAATAATCACTCTGTTCCcctcagacagacagagatattTATTTGCTGTGTTTGTATCTGCAGTGAAGTGATGATAATCTGATGAAGACAaatcaaaaacataatttaaatgtaaaattctacatttcaataattaaaataaaaacttttttgaggACTGTCAATGTGTTAAGAAGTGAACAGAGATCATTTACAGTATAGACAGAATCTAATCTGATTGTTTTACTGTTATATTCATCATAATCCTGTGTGTGTAAAAGGTTTGTGAATGTGTGAACATTGTTAAAGTCCCTCTGTTCTGTAGTTgtacactttaaaatatattttattatcatttaatttaagtgtagatcatttttgtttattgaaaAACTTAATGGCTTatgaaatgtaaatattaaatgagaAACTTGATTTATGAACTGCTATTTGATCTCACAGTTATGTTTCATTGTGGGCGAGcacagttatttattttctgtttattcTGCACATTCAGTTTGATTCATGAGTATCATTATAGAGGAGTTTAAAATGACTGAAATGAAGATTATCACTGTTCATGTCTTTATCAGCAtcagtgtgtttgtttgttgtttattgAGACTCACATTTTAGGAACTGCTCCCTGGTCTTAGGTTCAGGTGCTTTACTTTGATCAAATATCTTCTCTATCTCTTCTCTACAGAAATCCTCCAGTTTCTCTCTCAGATGAGACACAGATTTTCCTACATCATCAAAAGAGATGAGAGAGCTGACAGTGATGCTGAGTGAGTCTGTAGATCCAGGAGGAACAGAGAGAGACTGGAAActctacacaaacacaaacataaacTCATGACACTGAAAATATCATCTGAGTAAAACATGCTCTTCACTTCCTAAAGATCACTGATCTCTGTTACCTGGAGGAAATGGATGTGATCATCTGTGTGTGAAAGCTGCTCCAGCTCAGCGTCTCTCCTCCTCAGATCATCAATCTCCTGCTCCAGTCGCTTCAAGAGTCCTTCAGCTTCACTCACTGCAGTCTTTTCCTGATCTCTGATCAGCTGTGTCACCTCAGATCGTCTTCTCTCTATGGATCGGATCAGTTGAGTAAAGATCCTCTCAGTGTCGTCCACTGCTGTCTGTGCAGAGCGCTGTTAGGACACACAGAGAGAGGAGCATTAGAATCAGCAGCATTCACTCAGCTCTTACTGGTACATCACACAGTCTGTTACACACAGTGGACTTCAGTGAAAGTCATCCAGCACTGAACTCCTCACTGACTGATTGGATGAGAGTCCTAACTGAGTCTGAAACAGATCTGAAACAGCAGACAGCAGTTGTTCTTCTGATCAAAACTCACCTTATGAGTCTTCACAGCATCTCTCAGCTCCTGAAGCTTCTTCTGACTCTCCTGGATTCTCTGCTGGTATTTTCTCTGCTTCTCCTTCACTTCTTTCTGTTGGATGTGGAAATAATAATGAAACAGATAAAATGTACATTAGAGTGATTTTTTACAAGTTAAAATTCAGCCCTGGGCGATACAGTAGGTCAAAAATGGCATCTTCACAATTTTCTTAACTTTATAAATCAAAGGAATGTGATGTATGTGTTACCTTAAGATATAAAGATCTTTAGTAATGTAGCTTTGGTGTCATTATAATGAAACATTTATCACAGATCACATCTCTTACCTGTTTCTCAGTCCTCTCTTCTTTAGCTGGTATAGTATCATGATTTTTGTGTTTCCCCACCATACACAGATAACATATACAGAGCTGATCAGTTTTACAGTAAATCTCTAAAAGTTTCTCATGTTGAGGGCAGATCATCTGCTGAAGTCGTCCAGTGGCGTCTATCAGGTTGTGTTTCTTGCCTTTGAATAAATTCTCATGTTGTTCAAGATGAGTTTGACAGTAAGAGTTCAGACACACCAGACAGGACTTGACAgcttt from Paramisgurnus dabryanus chromosome 6, PD_genome_1.1, whole genome shotgun sequence encodes the following:
- the LOC135744102 gene encoding tripartite motif-containing protein 16-like — translated: MAEASISVVQDQFICSICLDLLKDPVTIPCGHSYCMSCITNCWNQDDQKRNYSCPQCRQTFNTRPDLNKNTMLAEVVEMLKKTKLQATRPDHSYAEAGDVKCDVCTERKHKAVKSCLVCLNSYCQTHLEQHENLFKGKKHNLIDATGRLQQMICPQHEKLLEIYCKTDQLCICYLCMVGKHKNHDTIPAKEERTEKQKEVKEKQRKYQQRIQESQKKLQELRDAVKTHKRSAQTAVDDTERIFTQLIRSIERRRSEVTQLIRDQEKTAVSEAEGLLKRLEQEIDDLRRRDAELEQLSHTDDHIHFLQSFQSLSVPPGSTDSLSITVSSLISFDDVGKSVSHLREKLEDFCREEIEKIFDQSKAPEPKTREQFLKYYHHFTADTNTANKYLCLSEGNRVIIFTKRVQQYPHHSDRFDRCRQVLCSESLSGRCYWEVEWSGDDVFISVSYKSISRKGVGDECLFGYNDQSWSLCCYYSRCSFWHNNIQTKLPVVLRSSRIGVYVDHSSGSLSFYSVSDTMTLIHRVNTTFTEPLYPGFYVDYGSVKLCDLTI